In Paenibacillus sonchi, a single genomic region encodes these proteins:
- a CDS encoding N-acetylmuramoyl-L-alanine amidase: MKTQTPAGSPAVQTRRLWLLLTAAGLLLSLMSGTGAGAQALPAASRTSGASGTEASPERQQMLGHDQRIILIDAGHGGIDGGTSHGSILEKDITLEISRRLFLLLRSDGFDAILNRTGDYAPSDENRWLRSSSRHMKDLAQRKELAETLPANLVVSIHINWAPSPAKQGPLVLYRQEGRSFLLAKSIQDQLNQLYSVKTAPTAGKPFYLLNKITATTVIVEAGFISSPSDRSRLCSPKGQEEIAEAIAGGIAAYLMEV, from the coding sequence TTGAAAACACAAACCCCAGCGGGCTCCCCGGCAGTGCAGACCCGGCGTTTGTGGCTGCTTCTGACAGCAGCAGGACTGCTGCTGTCGCTCATGTCAGGAACGGGAGCGGGGGCACAGGCGCTACCCGCAGCTTCCAGGACTTCCGGGGCTTCCGGGACGGAAGCAAGTCCGGAACGCCAGCAGATGCTGGGCCATGATCAACGGATCATTCTGATTGATGCAGGCCATGGAGGCATCGATGGAGGCACCTCGCACGGCTCCATTCTGGAAAAAGACATTACACTGGAGATTTCCCGCCGTCTGTTCCTGCTGCTGCGCAGCGATGGCTTTGATGCCATCCTGAACCGGACCGGCGACTATGCGCCCAGTGACGAGAACCGCTGGCTCCGCAGCTCCTCGCGGCATATGAAGGATCTGGCCCAGCGCAAAGAGCTGGCGGAGACACTGCCGGCGAACTTGGTGGTCAGTATTCATATCAATTGGGCGCCATCCCCGGCGAAACAGGGGCCTTTGGTTTTATACCGCCAAGAAGGACGCAGCTTCCTGCTGGCAAAGTCAATTCAGGACCAGTTGAACCAGCTCTATAGCGTAAAAACAGCACCCACGGCGGGCAAACCCTTTTATCTGCTCAACAAAATAACCGCCACAACGGTTATCGTTGAGGCGGGATTCATTAGCAGTCCGAGTGACCGGAGCAGGCTGTGCAGCCCGAAAGGCCAGGAGGAAATTGCCGAAGCCATTGCGGGCGGCATTGCTGCCTATCTTATGGAAGTGTAA
- a CDS encoding glycerol dehydrogenase translates to MTQIIGAPFKYIQGSGEVSRLGLYCSQLGAKGVYAVVDPFVRSLYGEEITRSFEQYSVALVQEEFRGECSIEQVERIVSAAQAAVNSNVIVGIGGGKTLDTAKAVSHFAGLPVVLVPTVASTDAPCSALSVLYTEDGQLDLYLPLRRNPDMVIADVDIIAKAPPRLLAAGMGDALSTYYEARACRSAGAATQAGGSSSIAALALAKACHDTLIAYGAEALRDCREGIGSEAVGRIVEANIYLSGIGFESGGLAAAHAIHNGLTLLEECRHMLHGEKVAFATLAQLMLEQAPAEELAEATAFCRMAGLPVTLGELGLSAAKTDRLMIAAEASCAADNPMGNMPFAVSPQQVLDAMLAADRQGQQAS, encoded by the coding sequence ATGACGCAGATCATTGGTGCTCCGTTCAAATATATTCAGGGCAGCGGCGAGGTTTCCAGGCTCGGACTGTACTGCTCACAGCTTGGAGCGAAAGGGGTTTATGCTGTAGTTGATCCGTTTGTTCGCTCCCTGTATGGAGAAGAGATTACCCGTAGTTTTGAGCAGTATTCCGTTGCGCTCGTTCAGGAGGAATTCAGGGGAGAATGTTCGATTGAGCAGGTGGAGCGTATTGTCTCCGCAGCGCAGGCAGCGGTTAACAGCAATGTCATTGTAGGGATTGGCGGCGGCAAAACCTTGGATACGGCCAAAGCCGTCAGCCACTTTGCGGGTCTTCCTGTGGTTCTCGTTCCAACGGTGGCTTCTACGGATGCGCCATGCAGCGCACTGTCGGTGCTGTACACAGAGGATGGACAACTGGACCTATACCTCCCCTTGCGGCGCAACCCGGATATGGTGATTGCCGATGTGGATATTATCGCCAAAGCGCCGCCCAGACTGCTGGCTGCGGGTATGGGGGATGCGCTGTCTACTTACTATGAAGCCCGGGCCTGCCGTAGCGCAGGTGCGGCCACCCAGGCCGGGGGCAGCAGCTCCATCGCCGCCTTAGCCCTGGCCAAGGCTTGTCATGACACCCTGATTGCATATGGAGCGGAGGCACTGCGGGATTGCCGGGAAGGGATCGGGTCAGAAGCGGTTGGGCGGATCGTCGAGGCCAATATTTATCTCAGCGGCATTGGCTTTGAGAGCGGAGGACTGGCCGCGGCCCATGCGATTCATAATGGTCTTACGCTGCTGGAGGAATGCCGCCACATGCTGCATGGAGAGAAGGTTGCATTCGCCACATTGGCACAGCTGATGCTGGAGCAGGCACCGGCAGAAGAGCTCGCAGAGGCCACTGCTTTTTGCCGGATGGCAGGCTTGCCCGTAACCCTGGGCGAACTGGGCCTGAGCGCTGCAAAGACAGATAGGCTGATGATTGCCGCTGAAGCGAGCTGCGCAGCGGACAACCCGATGGGGAACATGCCGTTTGCCGTTTCGCCGCAGCAGGTGCTGGATGCTATGCTTGCGGCAGACCGGCAGGGACAGCAGGCTTCCTGA
- a CDS encoding adenosylcobalamin-dependent ribonucleoside-diphosphate reductase: MSTVERKQRLEGLSEKIFLDRYAWKDADSNNAKVGDVVLVLTKDDPKFPTKEVGEIVERTGRIVTVKTRSGELVESDVEKLTLNIEKTPEEMWDRLASAMASVESTPELQEEWTGKFRSILDDWKLVPGGRIAAGAGASEELTLFNCYVVPSPKDSRGGIMQTLSEMTEIMARGGGVGINLSSLRPRRAIVRGVNGSSSGSVSWGGLFSYTTGLIEQGGSRRGALMLMINDWHPDVVDFITVKQTMGQVTNANLSVCVSNSFMKAVKEDLDWELVFPDTTDPDYDAVWDGDLDKWKADGRAVIPYRTVKARDVWHTIIESAWKSAEPGVVFMEYYNQMSNSWYFNPIICTNPCGEQGLPGWGVCNLSAVNLSKFYDAENHDVDWADLATTTRYSVRFLDNVIDKTPYHFPENEANQRKERRVGLGTMGLAELMIKLNIRYGSPESLEFLDKLYGFMAREAYLASSEIAGEKGSFQAFDTEKYLLSGFMKNITETYPEVGESIRKNGMRNVTVITQAPTGSTGTMVGTSTGIEPYFAFKYFRQSRLGYDEQFVPIAQEWLEAHPGEELPDYFVTSMDLSAKDHIRAQAAIQRWVDSSISKTANCPSDFTVEETAELYEMAFDLGCKGVTIYRDGSRDVQVLETSKKEDKKDAPAAEAAAPAAEPAAPVATAATASAVAATVPAPQVSAVDKQYKKRPQVLRGATYKINTPFGMAYITINDLDGIPAEIFLNVGKAGSDVFAMAEALGRVCSLFLRYGDHGEKVELLIKHLKGIGGSGAIGFGANRVESIADAVAKALETHVLNNAHDDHVPAPIAATLELDFNEALSAELKSSVPAAASTDDGHGGHSAHSHATASRDLCPSCGSASLINIEGCKTCSNCGYSRCG, translated from the coding sequence TTGAGTACAGTGGAACGCAAGCAGCGTCTTGAGGGTCTGAGCGAAAAAATATTTTTGGACCGCTACGCCTGGAAGGATGCGGACAGCAACAATGCCAAGGTAGGCGATGTGGTGCTTGTGCTGACCAAAGACGATCCGAAATTCCCTACCAAGGAAGTCGGAGAAATTGTTGAACGCACCGGGCGTATCGTAACGGTAAAAACACGCAGCGGCGAGCTTGTAGAGTCCGATGTGGAGAAGCTGACGCTTAACATAGAGAAGACCCCGGAAGAAATGTGGGACCGGCTTGCCTCCGCCATGGCTTCCGTAGAGTCTACCCCTGAGCTTCAGGAAGAGTGGACAGGTAAATTCCGGTCGATTCTGGATGACTGGAAGCTTGTTCCGGGCGGCCGGATTGCCGCAGGTGCCGGAGCAAGCGAAGAACTGACACTGTTCAACTGCTATGTCGTGCCTTCGCCAAAAGACAGCCGGGGCGGCATCATGCAGACGCTGTCCGAAATGACAGAAATCATGGCCCGCGGCGGCGGAGTTGGCATTAACCTGTCCTCGCTGCGCCCGCGCCGCGCGATTGTCAGAGGCGTGAACGGCTCATCCAGCGGCTCCGTATCCTGGGGCGGGCTGTTCAGCTACACAACCGGACTGATTGAGCAGGGCGGAAGCCGCCGCGGCGCGCTGATGCTGATGATCAATGACTGGCATCCGGATGTTGTCGATTTCATCACCGTGAAGCAGACCATGGGTCAGGTGACAAATGCCAACCTGTCGGTATGCGTGAGCAACTCTTTTATGAAGGCTGTGAAGGAGGATCTGGACTGGGAGCTGGTCTTCCCGGATACCACCGATCCTGATTATGATGCAGTCTGGGACGGCGATCTGGATAAATGGAAGGCTGACGGACGCGCAGTCATTCCTTACCGCACGGTCAAGGCCCGCGATGTCTGGCATACCATTATTGAATCGGCCTGGAAATCGGCTGAGCCGGGCGTCGTATTCATGGAATACTATAATCAGATGTCCAACAGCTGGTACTTCAACCCGATTATCTGCACGAATCCGTGCGGTGAGCAGGGTCTGCCGGGCTGGGGCGTGTGCAATCTGTCTGCCGTCAACCTCTCCAAATTCTATGATGCGGAGAATCATGATGTGGATTGGGCTGATCTTGCGACGACTACCCGCTATTCCGTCCGTTTTCTGGACAACGTCATTGACAAGACACCATACCACTTCCCGGAAAATGAAGCCAATCAGCGCAAGGAACGCCGCGTAGGTCTGGGAACCATGGGTCTGGCCGAGCTGATGATCAAGCTGAACATCCGCTATGGCAGCCCGGAATCGCTGGAGTTCCTGGACAAGCTCTACGGCTTCATGGCCCGCGAAGCCTACCTGGCTTCGTCCGAAATTGCCGGTGAGAAGGGTTCCTTCCAGGCCTTTGATACAGAGAAATATCTGCTGAGCGGATTTATGAAAAACATCACCGAAACCTACCCTGAAGTAGGTGAATCGATCCGTAAGAACGGCATGCGCAATGTTACCGTTATTACTCAGGCACCTACAGGCAGCACGGGGACCATGGTCGGCACCTCGACCGGGATCGAGCCTTATTTTGCCTTCAAATACTTCCGTCAGAGCCGTCTCGGCTACGACGAGCAATTCGTGCCGATTGCCCAGGAATGGCTGGAAGCCCATCCGGGTGAAGAGCTCCCGGATTACTTCGTGACCTCGATGGATCTGTCCGCCAAGGATCATATCCGGGCGCAGGCGGCAATCCAGCGCTGGGTGGACAGCTCGATCTCCAAAACGGCGAACTGCCCGTCCGACTTCACCGTTGAGGAAACGGCAGAGCTGTATGAAATGGCCTTCGATCTGGGCTGCAAAGGCGTAACGATCTACCGTGACGGCAGCCGTGACGTACAGGTGCTGGAAACCTCGAAGAAGGAAGACAAGAAGGATGCCCCGGCAGCTGAAGCCGCAGCTCCGGCTGCTGAACCGGCTGCACCGGTTGCAACAGCTGCAACAGCCAGCGCAGTTGCAGCCACTGTTCCTGCGCCGCAGGTAAGCGCAGTAGACAAACAATACAAAAAACGCCCGCAGGTGCTGCGCGGCGCTACCTATAAGATCAACACGCCATTCGGCATGGCGTATATCACCATCAATGACCTGGACGGCATTCCGGCCGAAATCTTCCTGAATGTCGGCAAAGCCGGCTCCGACGTCTTCGCCATGGCCGAAGCGCTGGGCCGTGTCTGCTCGCTGTTCCTCCGCTACGGCGACCACGGCGAGAAGGTTGAGCTGCTGATCAAGCATCTCAAAGGCATCGGCGGCTCCGGCGCCATCGGCTTCGGCGCGAACCGCGTCGAGTCCATCGCCGACGCGGTAGCGAAAGCCCTGGAAACCCATGTGCTGAACAACGCCCATGACGACCATGTGCCCGCTCCAATCGCGGCCACGCTGGAGCTTGATTTCAACGAAGCACTCAGCGCCGAGCTGAAATCCAGCGTCCCGGCGGCAGCTTCCACCGATGACGGCCACGGCGGCCACAGTGCGCACAGCCATGCCACCGCCTCCCGCGACCTCTGCCCATCCTGCGGCAGCGCCTCGCTGATCAACATCGAAGGCTGCAAGACCTGCAGCAACTGCGGGTATAGCCGGTGCGGGTAA
- a CDS encoding DEAD/DEAH box helicase encodes MTQLFRNSLPEEAGTPAPLLPVPLSFERNWLNDLESRLDKGGPWGDWRLSRLAVEGEKSGLVTSFDELQCMKHLSGLSPLPHQLDTAHKVLFQMSGRAILADEVGLGKTIEAGLVLKEYLVRGLVARVLILVPASLVLQWVRELNTKFGISAVAQKKSYSWGNDIVVASMDTAKRDPHKEMLLNNEYDMLIIDEAHKLKNKKSSNYLFVQQLRKKYCLLLTATPVQNDLGELFNLITLLKPGQLGNQGDFASNFVVDKRQPKNEVQLRDELSKVMIRNRRGEGPVTFTKRKVRNIPLTLSPEEKVLYDGVTAFVKDQYQEAGGNLSSMLSLVTLQREVCSSRDAVFITLVNLIKKLPAESPKRDRMMELLQTIRTVKTNTKAEKTMELIREMNEKVIVFTEYRATQEYLLQYFRDHGLQCVTYSGGMNRGKKDWMMDLFRGRAQVMIATEAGGEGINLQFCHHMINFDLPWNPMRVEQRIGRVHRLGQENDVVIYNLSTEGTIEEHILHLLHEKINMFEMVIGGLDVILERFEKKESLEKSLYKIMLEARSDEELRSGVDHIGDSLSELTHGVRDEQGAEA; translated from the coding sequence ATGACGCAATTATTCCGCAATTCCCTGCCCGAAGAGGCGGGTACCCCGGCCCCCCTGCTTCCTGTTCCCCTGTCTTTTGAACGAAACTGGCTGAATGATTTAGAGTCAAGGCTGGACAAGGGCGGACCTTGGGGAGACTGGAGATTATCCAGACTGGCCGTCGAGGGCGAGAAGTCCGGGCTTGTCACCAGCTTTGATGAGCTGCAGTGCATGAAGCATCTGTCCGGGCTGTCCCCGCTCCCCCACCAGCTTGATACCGCCCATAAGGTACTGTTCCAAATGTCAGGACGCGCCATTCTCGCCGACGAGGTCGGGCTTGGCAAGACGATTGAAGCCGGGCTTGTGCTGAAGGAATATCTGGTGCGGGGACTTGTGGCCAGGGTGCTCATTCTTGTTCCCGCTTCACTGGTGCTGCAATGGGTGCGCGAGCTGAATACCAAATTCGGGATTTCCGCTGTAGCCCAGAAGAAATCCTACTCCTGGGGCAATGACATTGTGGTCGCCTCTATGGATACCGCCAAGCGGGACCCGCACAAGGAAATGCTGCTGAACAATGAATACGACATGCTGATTATCGATGAAGCCCATAAACTCAAAAACAAAAAATCCTCCAACTACCTGTTCGTTCAGCAGCTCCGCAAAAAATACTGCCTGCTGCTCACCGCGACTCCGGTTCAAAACGATCTCGGGGAGCTGTTCAATCTGATTACGCTGCTGAAGCCGGGCCAGCTTGGAAACCAGGGGGATTTTGCCAGTAATTTCGTAGTGGACAAGCGCCAGCCGAAGAATGAAGTTCAGCTCCGGGATGAACTCTCCAAAGTCATGATCCGCAACCGCCGCGGCGAAGGTCCGGTCACCTTCACGAAGCGCAAAGTGCGCAATATACCGCTCACGCTCTCACCGGAGGAAAAAGTATTATATGACGGTGTCACCGCTTTTGTCAAAGACCAATATCAGGAGGCTGGCGGCAATCTCAGCAGCATGCTCTCCCTGGTCACGCTTCAGCGGGAGGTGTGCAGCAGCCGGGACGCCGTATTCATCACTCTCGTCAATCTGATCAAAAAGCTTCCGGCCGAGTCTCCCAAACGCGACCGGATGATGGAGCTGCTTCAGACCATCCGCACGGTCAAAACCAACACGAAAGCGGAAAAGACCATGGAGCTGATCCGGGAAATGAACGAAAAGGTAATTGTGTTCACCGAATACCGGGCCACCCAGGAGTATCTCCTGCAGTATTTCCGCGATCACGGACTCCAGTGCGTCACCTACTCCGGCGGCATGAACCGGGGCAAAAAGGACTGGATGATGGATCTCTTCCGCGGCCGCGCCCAGGTGATGATTGCCACGGAAGCCGGGGGCGAGGGCATCAACCTGCAGTTCTGCCACCATATGATCAATTTCGATCTGCCCTGGAACCCGATGCGGGTCGAGCAGCGTATCGGCCGGGTGCACCGGCTGGGCCAGGAGAATGATGTGGTCATCTACAATCTATCCACCGAAGGCACCATTGAGGAACATATTCTCCATCTGCTGCATGAGAAGATCAACATGTTCGAGATGGTGATCGGCGGGCTGGACGTGATTCTGGAGCGCTTTGAGAAGAAGGAATCGCTGGAAAAAAGCCTCTATAAGATCATGCTCGAAGCCCGCAGTGACGAGGAGCTGCGCAGCGGCGTGGATCACATTGGCGATTCGCTGAGCGAGCTGACCCACGGGGTGCGGGACGAACAGGGGGCTGAAGCATGA
- a CDS encoding YqhG family protein yields the protein MTLTAQEIRRQVMDYLEATECSIIEASPLHVTVKLSPRADRMLTDRPYYWGFVERTGVDPETLSFTFVFEPEKYDNLAAAAQAAPPSRPLRPGNPASATGLPAGAGAAGMEAAADTGGITAGGPPMGPPGVPADPQDSILARFFGVVPALPRIGPGMIRREDIIYGSKRLRQIWAAARDEGKCLQLFEDPGSRQRMTLFSAAYEPWLAVCYKVEMSCDLKREELHFIGVSLTSGRIIPDFEAKLASRELTPRLPENIHIQPFELTVADGAGRLEGYLTSKLALMDYNWAEEARERLRLELDIVDIYYQELLKEQDEEKRLATLEQYNRRRKETAWQYEPQIAVSAVTYGLFHLRST from the coding sequence ATGACACTCACCGCTCAGGAAATACGCAGGCAAGTGATGGATTACCTGGAGGCGACGGAATGCTCGATTATCGAAGCGTCGCCGCTGCATGTAACGGTGAAGCTCTCACCGCGCGCGGACCGGATGCTTACGGACCGGCCTTATTATTGGGGGTTTGTCGAGCGGACGGGCGTGGACCCGGAGACGCTGTCGTTCACCTTCGTCTTCGAGCCGGAGAAGTACGACAATCTGGCCGCTGCGGCGCAGGCGGCCCCTCCTTCCCGGCCGCTGCGCCCGGGGAATCCCGCAAGCGCTACGGGTCTTCCGGCCGGAGCCGGAGCGGCCGGGATGGAAGCCGCCGCAGACACCGGCGGCATCACTGCCGGCGGCCCGCCAATGGGGCCGCCCGGGGTTCCGGCTGATCCGCAGGACAGCATTCTCGCCCGTTTTTTCGGGGTCGTTCCGGCGCTGCCCCGGATCGGTCCCGGCATGATCAGGCGCGAGGACATCATCTACGGCAGCAAGCGGCTGCGGCAGATCTGGGCAGCCGCCAGAGATGAAGGCAAATGCCTGCAGCTCTTTGAGGACCCGGGAAGCAGACAACGGATGACCTTATTCTCGGCTGCCTATGAGCCATGGCTCGCTGTCTGCTACAAGGTGGAGATGAGCTGCGATCTGAAGCGCGAGGAGCTGCATTTCATCGGCGTCTCCCTCACCTCCGGGCGGATCATCCCGGACTTTGAAGCGAAACTGGCCTCCCGTGAGCTGACTCCGCGCCTGCCCGAGAATATTCATATTCAGCCCTTCGAGCTGACTGTTGCTGACGGGGCCGGCCGGCTCGAAGGCTATTTGACCTCCAAGCTGGCCCTCATGGACTACAATTGGGCCGAGGAGGCACGCGAACGGCTGCGGCTGGAGCTGGACATTGTGGACATATACTACCAGGAACTGCTCAAAGAACAGGATGAGGAAAAAAGGCTGGCCACCCTTGAACAATACAACCGCCGCCGCAAGGAAACGGCTTGGCAGTACGAACCGCAGATTGCAGTTTCTGCCGTAACCTATGGCCTCTTCCACCTGCGGAGCACATAA
- a CDS encoding SDR family NAD(P)-dependent oxidoreductase has product MTIGQQHRGTALITGANNGIGLELTRKMLAEGWQIIALIRSSFPGDDSLVSGAVKSKQLRIYKADLSDFTALRRALNEIRLQEQQVDLLFNNAGGSFPELLYSKQGRELHFELQTVVPYIITMELQELLQKGQLKTVVNTSSNAAMTVRQFDPETLEHPTKFKKLLGPYAASKLALSLWTRELAPQLAAAGIMIRSADPGANNTLRSGKDSGLPFWLKPVMKLFFPHPSHGAGLLYNAALGRHSKLPGVFLIKDQVTELKFAEYSSRVLSKVQAIYEQEFAAAGRLD; this is encoded by the coding sequence ATGACTATAGGACAACAACACCGCGGTACTGCGCTTATTACAGGAGCAAACAACGGAATTGGACTGGAATTGACCCGTAAAATGCTGGCAGAAGGCTGGCAGATTATCGCCTTGATCCGTTCCAGCTTTCCCGGTGACGATTCATTGGTCAGCGGGGCTGTCAAAAGCAAACAGCTGCGGATCTACAAAGCCGACCTCAGTGATTTCACCGCACTAAGACGCGCCTTGAATGAGATCAGGCTGCAGGAGCAGCAGGTCGATCTGCTGTTCAACAATGCGGGCGGCAGCTTTCCTGAGCTGCTCTACTCCAAACAGGGACGGGAATTGCATTTCGAACTGCAGACCGTAGTGCCGTATATCATCACCATGGAGCTTCAAGAGCTTCTCCAAAAGGGACAGCTGAAAACTGTCGTCAATACTTCCTCCAATGCCGCTATGACTGTGAGGCAGTTCGACCCGGAGACACTGGAGCATCCCACCAAGTTTAAAAAGCTGCTCGGCCCATATGCCGCCTCCAAGCTGGCCCTCTCCCTCTGGACCCGGGAGCTTGCGCCACAGCTGGCCGCAGCAGGAATTATGATCCGGAGCGCAGACCCGGGAGCCAATAACACGCTGCGCAGCGGCAAGGACTCGGGATTGCCATTCTGGCTGAAGCCGGTTATGAAGCTGTTCTTCCCGCATCCTAGCCATGGTGCCGGACTGCTGTACAATGCGGCCCTAGGCCGGCACAGCAAACTGCCCGGCGTCTTTCTGATCAAGGATCAGGTAACTGAGCTGAAGTTCGCAGAATACAGCTCCAGGGTCCTGTCCAAGGTGCAAGCCATATATGAACAGGAATTTGCCGCAGCCGGTAGGTTGGATTGA
- a CDS encoding YqzE family protein codes for MASGGDDLVKFITEKVVVYMEDPRASRERRKAGKQPWAEKWFGMLPLGWSIWRSKWTRGGKSDRTRAAAPDKNKDMEKLGT; via the coding sequence ATGGCTTCCGGCGGAGATGATCTGGTGAAGTTTATTACGGAGAAGGTAGTCGTCTATATGGAAGACCCGCGGGCCAGCCGGGAACGCAGAAAGGCTGGAAAGCAGCCGTGGGCGGAAAAATGGTTCGGGATGCTTCCGCTTGGCTGGTCTATATGGCGCAGCAAGTGGACCCGCGGCGGCAAATCGGACAGGACCCGGGCGGCTGCGCCAGATAAAAATAAAGACATGGAGAAACTCGGAACGTAG
- a CDS encoding divergent polysaccharide deacetylase family protein, with amino-acid sequence MKKGKRMVKRIKMDFYPAAVFILALCAAIPPAFGAGLSQTAHHSGGNKAAAVLLAEPAAPNGGRSSRVQSAEDSARRSRVAIIIDDLGNGMKGTDEMFALPVKFTVAVMPFLPTSVKDATRAHEMGLDVLVHLPMEPRQGKPEWLGPGAVLTRMSDVEVRKSVEAALDNVPFAIGINNHMGSKVTGDERVMGIVLAVCKERGLFFVDSHTNYRSVTGRMAREIGLPPVENHIFLDDVHTSAHVAKQMRLAQEKALNQNYCITIGHVGIHGKETAAGIRSGIAVLKDSVEFVGISELVKGQWKWNSAVTLP; translated from the coding sequence ATGAAGAAGGGCAAACGTATGGTTAAGCGCATCAAGATGGATTTTTACCCTGCCGCAGTTTTTATATTAGCCCTCTGCGCTGCAATTCCGCCCGCATTTGGGGCCGGTCTTTCGCAGACTGCCCATCACAGCGGGGGGAACAAAGCAGCAGCTGTCCTGCTGGCTGAGCCCGCTGCGCCAAACGGCGGCCGCAGCTCCAGGGTGCAGTCTGCGGAGGACAGCGCAAGACGGAGCCGTGTAGCCATCATCATCGATGATCTCGGCAACGGCATGAAGGGGACTGACGAGATGTTTGCGCTCCCGGTCAAATTCACCGTAGCGGTAATGCCATTCCTGCCGACCTCGGTGAAAGATGCCACCAGGGCTCATGAGATGGGGCTTGATGTGCTGGTGCATCTGCCCATGGAGCCGCGCCAGGGCAAACCGGAATGGCTGGGTCCCGGAGCCGTCCTGACCCGGATGAGCGATGTGGAGGTCCGGAAATCGGTCGAGGCTGCACTGGATAATGTTCCGTTTGCCATTGGGATCAACAATCACATGGGCTCCAAGGTGACCGGGGATGAGCGGGTCATGGGGATTGTGCTGGCGGTCTGCAAGGAACGCGGATTGTTTTTTGTCGACAGCCATACCAATTACCGCTCCGTTACAGGAAGAATGGCGCGGGAGATCGGACTGCCTCCGGTGGAGAATCACATCTTTCTGGACGATGTTCATACCTCAGCCCACGTCGCGAAGCAAATGCGGCTGGCGCAGGAAAAGGCGCTGAATCAAAACTATTGTATAACCATCGGACATGTCGGCATCCACGGAAAAGAAACCGCCGCAGGTATCCGCAGCGGCATTGCCGTATTGAAGGACAGTGTTGAATTTGTCGGAATCTCCGAGCTGGTCAAAGGCCAGTGGAAATGGAATTCTGCGGTTACACTTCCATAA
- a CDS encoding YihY/virulence factor BrkB family protein produces MKKSAAGRAFSFFRQLYQKMKLDDVQGISAQLTYYLILSLFPFLIFIMTLIGYAHISVEDKIRDLEQIMPAEAISIIEEILKDVAEGRSQALLSFGMLATLWAASKGINAIIKGLNRAYDIEESRVFWKIRAIAFLATLFIGLVVLLSILLLVLGTWLKTQVFLLIDLPYGFQKIWDLLQYAVPLFVMFLVFTLLYWIAPSRRLTLKEVMPGAMFATLGWIITSILFSVYVNQFSNFTETYGSLGGVMILLIWLYISSIIILAGGEINAILMKRSLKR; encoded by the coding sequence ATGAAGAAAAGCGCCGCCGGAAGAGCATTTTCTTTTTTCAGACAGCTGTACCAAAAGATGAAACTGGATGATGTGCAGGGGATCAGCGCGCAGCTTACTTACTACTTGATCCTGTCCTTATTCCCTTTTCTGATTTTTATCATGACCCTGATTGGCTATGCCCATATTTCAGTAGAGGACAAAATTCGTGATTTGGAGCAGATCATGCCTGCAGAGGCTATCTCCATTATCGAGGAAATTCTGAAGGATGTGGCGGAGGGCCGCAGCCAGGCCTTGCTGTCCTTCGGGATGCTGGCTACGTTATGGGCGGCTTCCAAAGGAATCAATGCTATTATCAAAGGCCTTAACCGTGCCTATGATATCGAAGAGAGCCGGGTGTTCTGGAAAATACGTGCCATTGCCTTTCTGGCTACCCTGTTCATCGGATTGGTGGTGCTGCTCAGCATTCTGCTGCTGGTGCTCGGCACCTGGCTGAAAACACAGGTTTTTCTGCTCATCGATTTGCCCTACGGCTTCCAAAAAATATGGGACCTGCTGCAATATGCCGTCCCGTTGTTTGTCATGTTTCTGGTATTCACCCTGCTCTACTGGATTGCCCCCAGCCGCAGGCTCACGCTGAAAGAGGTTATGCCCGGCGCGATGTTTGCCACCCTCGGCTGGATCATAACCTCTATCCTGTTCTCCGTCTATGTCAACCAGTTCAGTAATTTCACCGAAACCTACGGCAGTCTCGGCGGGGTGATGATCCTGCTGATCTGGCTGTATATCAGCTCCATCATCATCCTGGCCGGCGGGGAGATCAATGCCATCCTGATGAAGCGTTCACTCAAGCGGTAA
- a CDS encoding MerR family transcriptional regulator encodes MSEAGAGTSLHIVQGYSIKQTAELTGITEDTIRYYEKIGLLPRAQRKGNSHRIYSDNDIETMKLITCLKKTGMSLDDMRPYLDLSLDSNLSEYPELHEMILNHKQKILDQIASLQQIVDLIDSKIDQNTLGPQECELTGGQKKMPVRRTIR; translated from the coding sequence ATGAGTGAAGCTGGAGCGGGCACCAGCCTGCATATAGTGCAGGGCTATTCCATTAAACAAACCGCTGAGCTGACTGGAATTACGGAGGATACCATCCGGTATTACGAGAAGATCGGATTGCTCCCCCGGGCGCAGCGCAAGGGAAACAGCCACCGTATCTACAGCGACAACGATATTGAGACCATGAAGCTGATTACCTGCCTCAAAAAAACAGGAATGTCGCTGGACGACATGCGTCCATATCTGGATCTGTCACTGGACTCGAACCTGTCCGAATACCCCGAGCTGCATGAAATGATCCTGAATCATAAGCAGAAAATCCTGGATCAGATCGCCTCGCTGCAGCAGATTGTAGACCTGATCGACAGTAAAATTGACCAGAACACCCTCGGACCACAGGAATGCGAGCTGACCGGAGGCCAGAAAAAGATGCCGGTGCGGCGGACAATCAGATAA